One genomic segment of Deinococcus seoulensis includes these proteins:
- a CDS encoding ArsR/SmtB family transcription factor, translating to MTMLPESTVAPTVLNQLKALSHEIRFELVRYLAGGERCVCDLEALLALPQSKVSYHLAILRDAELVWAEQRGKNTYYALRQDQFFGLGGALLNDIFVQSASLTHQDKSIC from the coding sequence ATGACCATGCTGCCTGAGTCCACCGTAGCGCCCACCGTCCTGAACCAGCTCAAGGCCCTGTCGCATGAAATCCGCTTTGAGCTGGTGCGCTACCTGGCCGGGGGCGAACGCTGCGTCTGCGATCTGGAAGCGCTGCTGGCCCTGCCGCAGTCCAAGGTGTCGTACCACCTGGCGATCCTGCGCGACGCCGAACTGGTGTGGGCCGAGCAGCGCGGCAAGAACACCTACTACGCGCTGCGGCAGGATCAGTTTTTTGGACTGGGCGGCGCATTACTCAATGATATTTTTGTCCAGTCAGCCAGCTTGACGCATCAAGATAAATCTATATGCTAG
- a CDS encoding arsenate reductase ArsC, producing the protein MPTSPRVLILCTHNSARSQMAEALLREAARQAELELDVYSAGTEATRVKDDAKTVMAEIGLDLSSHTSKTLHDVPDPQNFDAVITVCDSAAEACPVYPGQTVRRHYPFVDPSGGSLDRWRAVRDQLQTQFESVVGALKNGQEVPPSYADSPPVPAA; encoded by the coding sequence ATGCCCACCTCACCCCGTGTCCTGATCTTGTGTACCCACAACAGCGCCCGCTCCCAGATGGCCGAAGCATTGCTGCGCGAGGCCGCCCGCCAGGCTGAACTTGAGCTGGACGTGTATTCGGCAGGCACCGAGGCCACCCGCGTCAAGGACGACGCCAAGACCGTCATGGCCGAGATCGGGCTGGACCTGTCCAGCCACACCAGCAAGACGCTGCACGACGTTCCCGATCCCCAGAATTTTGATGCCGTCATCACGGTCTGCGACAGTGCGGCGGAGGCGTGTCCGGTGTATCCGGGGCAAACGGTGCGGCGGCACTATCCCTTTGTTGATCCTTCGGGTGGCAGTCTGGACCGCTGGCGGGCGGTGCGGGATCAGCTCCAGACGCAGTTTGAAAGCGTGGTGGGGGCGTTAAAGAACGGTCAGGAGGTGCCGCCCAGCTACGCAGACAGCCCACCCGTCCCGGCGGCCTGA
- a CDS encoding MIP/aquaporin family protein, with protein sequence MAVPLSRALGAELIGTYALVFFGPGAVVVQAQTGALGHAGVALVFGLTVTVVIAALAPISGAHINPAATLALTLARQFPVARALPYMLAQLSGAALAGFTLLLLFGRVGELGVTLPAGSLGQAFVLETVMTFFLLLVALRSGLPWAVGGVVALEAMMGGPITGASMNPARSFGPALAAGVWTAHWLYWAAPLLGAGLAVAANHLLRPTEPLEAQPHQAQEFLPHGETP encoded by the coding sequence ATGGCCGTTCCCCTGTCCCGCGCGCTGGGCGCAGAACTGATCGGCACGTATGCGCTGGTCTTCTTTGGTCCCGGCGCGGTGGTGGTGCAGGCGCAGACCGGGGCGCTGGGCCACGCGGGCGTGGCCCTGGTTTTCGGGCTGACCGTGACGGTGGTGATCGCCGCCCTCGCGCCGATCAGCGGGGCGCACATCAACCCGGCGGCCACCCTCGCGCTGACGCTGGCCCGGCAGTTTCCCGTGGCCCGCGCCCTGCCCTACATGCTGGCGCAGCTCAGCGGAGCGGCGCTGGCCGGATTCACGCTGCTGCTGCTGTTCGGCAGGGTAGGGGAACTCGGCGTGACGCTGCCCGCTGGCAGCCTGGGACAGGCGTTCGTGCTGGAAACGGTCATGACCTTCTTTCTGCTGCTCGTGGCCCTGCGAAGTGGCCTGCCGTGGGCGGTGGGCGGGGTGGTGGCGCTGGAGGCGATGATGGGCGGCCCCATCACCGGGGCGAGCATGAATCCAGCCCGCTCGTTCGGCCCGGCGCTGGCGGCAGGCGTCTGGACGGCCCACTGGCTGTACTGGGCCGCGCCGCTGCTGGGGGCCGGGCTGGCGGTGGCCGCCAACCACCTGCTGCGCCCCACCGAACCGCTGGAAGCCCAGCCCCACCAGGCGCAGGAATTCTTGCCTCATGGAGAGACCCCATGA
- a CDS encoding arsenate reductase ArsC, producing MTQPNAKTTATPIKKPPVLFICTGNTARSQMAQALLERRAGDRFEVSSAGLEPGVINPLTLSVLKEIGLNTEHLKAEGTRPLLGQHFQYVITVCHRAETNCPIFPFALHREAWPFEDPAAAQGREEDRQAVFRRVRDEIDARIQVWLSALAPVS from the coding sequence ATGACCCAGCCCAACGCTAAAACGACTGCTACGCCCATCAAAAAGCCCCCCGTGCTGTTCATCTGCACCGGCAACACCGCCCGTTCACAGATGGCCCAAGCACTGCTGGAACGGCGTGCTGGAGACCGTTTTGAGGTTTCGTCCGCCGGACTGGAACCCGGCGTGATCAATCCGCTAACGCTCAGCGTGCTGAAGGAGATTGGCCTGAACACTGAACACCTCAAGGCCGAGGGAACCAGGCCGCTGCTGGGACAGCACTTCCAGTACGTCATCACGGTCTGTCACCGCGCCGAGACGAACTGCCCAATCTTTCCCTTCGCGCTGCACCGGGAAGCCTGGCCGTTTGAAGACCCGGCGGCGGCGCAGGGCCGTGAGGAAGACCGCCAGGCGGTCTTCCGGCGCGTGCGAGATGAAATTGACGCCAGGATTCAGGTCTGGCTGTCAGCGCTTGCTCCAGTGTCCTGA
- a CDS encoding DUF6428 family protein has protein sequence MTQTLHPISGLSEATATAALIDALRAPAQRPLEFWLSGERLIGPGYHVTEVKAVSIEAMDCGGKAASWRETVIQLMDGSAEDAAGGFMTNRKFLAIYDRVTGKIPVRDEAEVRFEYGNAQSAARQFHVTHLEVQPERLIVHLRQPGVQCKAGEACGLPAGETVADESCAPNSGCCGPATASELVAMIRLE, from the coding sequence ATGACCCAGACCCTGCACCCCATTTCCGGCCTTAGCGAAGCAACCGCCACGGCGGCGCTGATTGACGCCCTGCGCGCCCCAGCCCAGCGTCCGCTGGAATTCTGGCTCAGCGGCGAACGGCTGATCGGCCCCGGCTACCATGTCACCGAGGTCAAGGCCGTCAGCATCGAGGCGATGGACTGCGGCGGCAAGGCCGCCTCATGGCGTGAGACGGTCATTCAACTGATGGACGGCTCCGCAGAAGACGCCGCAGGCGGCTTCATGACCAACCGCAAGTTCCTTGCCATCTATGACCGTGTGACGGGCAAGATTCCTGTGCGGGACGAGGCGGAGGTGCGTTTTGAGTACGGCAACGCGCAATCGGCGGCGCGGCAGTTCCACGTCACCCACCTGGAGGTGCAGCCTGAGCGGCTCATCGTCCACCTGCGCCAGCCCGGCGTGCAGTGCAAGGCGGGCGAGGCCTGTGGCCTCCCCGCTGGTGAGACGGTGGCGGACGAGAGCTGCGCCCCAAACAGCGGCTGCTGTGGCCCGGCCACGGCCTCTGAACTTGTCGCCATGATCCGTCTGGAGTAG
- a CDS encoding DUF2171 domain-containing protein, protein MTQADQIKEHMPVKCADGQDHGMVDRVDGDYIKLTQDDSGTHHWLPMSAVDHVDEHVHLNLSHEQVHQQWLSEDPHPEHRS, encoded by the coding sequence ATGACACAAGCAGACCAGATCAAGGAACACATGCCCGTCAAGTGCGCCGATGGCCAGGACCACGGGATGGTGGACCGGGTGGACGGCGACTACATCAAGCTGACCCAGGATGATTCGGGGACGCACCACTGGCTGCCGATGAGCGCGGTGGATCACGTGGACGAGCATGTCCATCTGAACCTGAGCCATGAGCAGGTGCATCAGCAGTGGCTGAGCGAGGACCCCCATCCGGAACACCGGAGCTGA